CGACCCGGACCTAGAGACCCTGTTCCGGGAGTACGACCGCACCTTGATCGTGCCCGACACCCGGCGGAAGCTGCCCAAGAAGCCCCTGGGCCGCGGCGCCCGGAAGAAGCGCCAGAAGTCGTACCGGTGATTCCATGATCATCCCCGTCCGCTGCTTCACCTGCGGGAAGGTCGTCTCGAGCGCCTGGCAGCCGTTCCTCGACCGCACGCGGGGTGGCGAGGAGCCCCGCAAGGTGCTCGACGAGCTCGGCCTCACGCGCTATTGCTGCCGCCGCATGATTCTCTCCCACGCGGAACTCATCGACGAGGTTGCGCCGTTCGGCTAGGCAAAACAGGCAGACCGTGCGAGAGCTCCTCGACGGATTCCATGAAGGCGTAAATAGGAAGCCCACCATCCGCCGCCGCATGGGGCGGAAGGGG
This sequence is a window from Thermoplasmata archaeon. Protein-coding genes within it:
- a CDS encoding DNA-directed RNA polymerase subunit N, giving the protein MIIPVRCFTCGKVVSSAWQPFLDRTRGGEEPRKVLDELGLTRYCCRRMILSHAELIDEVAPFG